AAAGTGATGAAGAACAAGATCAGGCCCAGCTCGATCAGCGAGCCCAGGTACAGATCGCCGTTGGCTTCGGCGAACTCGTTGGCCAGCGAGGAGGCGATGGAGTTGCCGGGCTCGAACAGGCTGGTGGAGAAACGGGTGGAGTTGCCGATCACGAAGGTGACGGCCATCGTTTCGCCCAGCGCGCGGCCCAGGCCCAGCATGATGCCGCCGACGACGCCGGTCTTGGTATAGGGCAGCACCACGTGGCGCACCACCTCCCAGGTGGTGGAGCCCAGACCATAGGCGGACTCCTTCAACATGGTCGGCACCACCTCGAACACGTCGCGCATCACCGAGGCGATGAAGGGAATCACCATGATGGCCAGGATCAGGCCGGCGGTGAACAGGCCGATGCCCATCGGCGCGCCCTGGAACAGGAAGCCGATCAGCGGAAACTCGCCCAAGTGATCGATGACCCAGGGCTGGATGTGGTCGGCGAAGAAGGGGGCGAACACGAACAAGCCCCACATGCCGTAAATGATGGACGGGATGCCCGCCAGCAGCTCCACGGCGATGCCCAGAGGCCGTTTCAGCCAGGTCGGGCACAGCTCGGTCAGGAACAGCGCGATGCCGAAGCTGACCGGTACGCCGATCAGCAGGGCGATGAAGGAGGTGACCAGGGTGCCGAAAATGGGCACCAGCGCGCCGAA
This genomic window from Chromobacterium phragmitis contains:
- the pstC gene encoding phosphate ABC transporter permease subunit PstC: MQKLSNEQQLGRQQLLDTTFRVTTRGFAFLVLALLIGILLSLLVGAMPAIKGFGWSFLFNSDWDPVQEKFGALVPIFGTLVTSFIALLIGVPVSFGIALFLTELCPTWLKRPLGIAVELLAGIPSIIYGMWGLFVFAPFFADHIQPWVIDHLGEFPLIGFLFQGAPMGIGLFTAGLILAIMVIPFIASVMRDVFEVVPTMLKESAYGLGSTTWEVVRHVVLPYTKTGVVGGIMLGLGRALGETMAVTFVIGNSTRFSTSLFEPGNSIASSLANEFAEANGDLYLGSLIELGLILFFITFVVLSCSKLLLLRLKKQEGKPS